Below is a genomic region from Gigantopelta aegis isolate Gae_Host chromosome 1, Gae_host_genome, whole genome shotgun sequence.
atttaacgacgccactagagcacattgattttttttatcttatcatcggctatcaatctaattaaaattatctccactattacatgtgcatctaacagcagccagttgtagctcatgtccaccaatcaaaaccttacttgcagaatcatgccagtgatttaaaaataatttgaagacattccgaattatcctgagggtatacatgtttcgtgtgaattacgaatgccttaaaacatgttttattttataaaataaataatttgtaatctgaagactgatttacttcttcttttttttttaataaataaataaatactgtttaatgtaaaattgaagactgataacccatctcgtgtgtattggtatggttcgctgtactgcggccactaaaatagactcgcccgatatttttagaatttgtatgctcccaaataacgttataaaaggcgaagtgtgattggtcaatatttaaattattatttacagacgaaatgttagctggacattggagactacgcagtgttgttagcaatctgattaaaattagttctactggtctaaataaggcattcgtaattcacatgaaacatatcgtataccctcaggataattcggaatattgaTTGGTAGACacgagctccaactggctgctgttagatccacatgtaatagtggagctaattttaattagattgatcggctattggacgtcaaacatatgatcattctgacattattttttaaaggaaacccgctgtcgccacataggctactcttttacgacaggcagcaagggatcactggtcggtgcaagtggtttacacctacccaatgagccttgcggtgcactcactcaggatttggagtcggtatctggattaaaaatcccatgcctagactgggatccgaacccagtacctaccagcctgtagacaggcTGATTTGTGCCCGAATATACATGACAACATTTATACACATTGGCGTTAGTGTCAAACATATAGATATGCATAGGCGTACGAgctcctgtttttttttttttttttttttttttttttttttttttttttgggggggggggggggggggcaggctggctttcgCCCGAATTAAAAACgtaaatgcctgaatctggataacaacatttattcatactaGCATCACTACCAAACAtctatatatggttgcaaacgaatcactgcgcattgTTACGTGgactacaactaatattgtgggtagaatgatgggaaAAACAGGGTGAAAAACTTTCAGTCCCGCTCAGTTTGCTCGAATACCTCTATAATTTTTACCCCATTTTGATCATTTGCTTCAGCactagtggtggtggtgtgtgtgtggggtgggggggggggggggggggggggggttcaaatTAGCATAATAGGTAACATTGTAGTAGTTTTTGAACTTCTAAGGTATTTCAGAAAATCTTGCCTTGACATCAGAGGGTCTTCCAGACCTTGGATCATGTTCAAAGAGTTCATGTCTCCTCTTGAATTTAGCAGACCATTTCACAATTGTTGAATAAATGGGAGATCCATGACCATATACAAGAACCATATATTGTATGCTTCAGTAGCGTTTTTTGCCTTCCTTGGCGACAACCTTAATGACTGCTTTATGTTCCAGACCAGTCATAAATATTCATGGTTTTAGTAGGGTAGGTTACCCTATAAAtgtcggttatatggcgtcagacatatggttaaggaccacacagattttgagaaaaacccgctgtcgccactacatgggctactcttccgattagcagcaagggatcttttatttgcgcttcccacgggcaggatagcacaaaccatgacctttgttgaaccagttatggatcactggtcggtgcaagtggtttacacctacccattgagccttgcggagcactcactcagggtttggagtcggtatttggattaaaaatcccatgcctcgactgggatccgaacccagtacctaccagcctgtagaccggtggcctaccatgacgccaccgaggccggaaaCAAATTCAAACACATTTTGGTGTTACAAGCTCTGGTTACTAGCTTTACCAATGTTTTGACCGTTCCTCGTAAgagtaaaaacaacaactaaatgTTAGGTTGAACAGTTTAGCTGCATCTGTGTATTGTGCCGTCGTTGTAGTTGTGTGGTTTGTGTCCCTGCGATGTttcagaaaaaaactaaaacatattaTGATGGTGTAAAACGCTCTAATAAATTAATAGTATCTTTATTTATGTTAGATTGAGCAACATGGCTGTATCTGCGTATTATGCCGTCGTCGTAGCTGTCTGTCTGCTGTCCGTGGGAAGTTGTGCAGTGTTTAAGCGGGACGACTGCAGGGCTGGCTGTCGCGGCATCTACAACTCGTGTCTCGCGGAGAAGGGCTGCACCAACCATCAGGTCGGCAGTGCAGACCAGTACTTCTGCGTTCAAGGGTGCTGGCAAGGGGAGAACGTTTGCAGAAAAAGCTGCGCTATTCCAAAGTATTCAACAAGTGGCTGATCTCCTGACGCACTGGACTTGCGGGcatgttgttgtagttgttgtttgtttcttcgtTTGTGTTTTAGTCCATGTTGGTGAATCGCAAGACGACAACGTAACAGCGTTATGTTTAAGCTAaggcatgtttttaaaaatagaattgcAGTCGGATGATTCAATGcgttaataaattaatgcgAAACACttctataatattttattgttattgttgttgttgttgggttttgtgttgtttttttgctggggggggggggggttgttgttttttgttgttgttgttgttgttgttgtttttagagggGGGTCTATATTGTTATGGTGTTTTTCCTgggggtttttattattatttcactgggttttttgtttaattcatttaatgttattttattttattttactttgttttgtcttgtcttgtctttattactattattcttATACCACAAACGTACAGGGCCGCAAATGCGTATCCTATTTTAAGGCTTCGTTTTGTTTCGTTTCGTtgagtttcatttcatttcattttatttgtatcactactatttttataatgtacAGTAATAATAGTGTTCGTCAACGGCAGGATTGAAAATGCAAAAAACGTAAAGTGTAgcctataaaaaaacaaacatacattaacaaaaataacagccagttctttgtcaaattcaaaatgtaacGTCAATCTTAACCCATCGgccatccatttttttttttcggggggtgggggtgggggtggcggtGGTTgcgggggggggtgttgttgagGGGGAGCTGGGGGGGAGCGGGCAATTTAATTCATGGTATAATTTTTACACTTCAcaagaaaatttatattttggcTGTTATGCCattattttagcattatttttaGACACTAGGCCTATCTGGGTAGTGGCTAGACTGATACACTTTAAttggaaaccggcctcggtggcgtcgtggttaggccatcggtctacaggctggtaggtactgggttcggattccagtcgaggcataggatttttaatccagataccgactccaaaccccgagtgagtgctcgcaaggctcagtgggtaggtgtaaaccacttgcacccactagtgatccataactggttcaacaaattccatggtttgtgctatcctgcctgtgggaagcgcaaataaaagatcccttgctgcctgtcgtaaaagagtagcctatgtggcgacagcgggtttcctctaaaaaacagtgtcagaatgaccatatgtttgacgtccaatagccgatgataagataaaaaaatcaatgtgctctagtggcgtcgttaactaaaacacactttactttactttaattgGAATAAATCACCGTTATTGGAATGATCTACTTAGACCActgtagttaaaaaaaaaaaaaaaaaaaaaaaaagtttaataaatcGATTATCGATTACTGGTACTTTGAATAGCACGCTCGTTGTTATGACCGTTCCCGCAcaggaaggatggaaatgttttatttaacgacggaatcaacacattttatttacggttatatggtgtcagacatatggttaaggaccacacagatattgagagaggaaatcctctgtcgccgcttcatgggctactctttttgattagaagcaaggatcttttatatgcaccatcccacagacaggatagcacataccacgacttttgatataccagtcgtggtgcactggctggagcgagaaatagcccaaatgggctgtactggttggaatgagaacaaaaatcagttgaatggatcgaccgaggtggttcgatcttgcgacacaagcaccttttcgattagcagcaagggatcttttatatgcaccatcccacagacagaatagtacacaccacggcctttgttacaccagttgtggagcaatggctggaacgagaaatagcctaatggggccaccgacagggatcgatcctagaccgaccgcgcatcaagagaacgCTTCACCACTGGCTCCATCCCGCCCTTGTTCCCGCACAGATAAATAAGGCTTAATGCATTTAATGCAGTAACTGAAGAGGAGGACGTCGTTgactgcaacaacaacaagatcGGGAAATATCCCGGAACAACAGTGCCTTGCCTACCGGTGTGTACACAAGTGCACGAgcctcccctgggttgtcatgccacggccagaagcggtcaggccctctTTAAGGGCcatatgggcaacctagggagacaccacagcatcatagaggtctaattaacgagcttctctcgattcactaatgtcaaaacctatattagctctggaactttctttttggccgaccgttcaaaattgcgcccaatttcctcaacccaaattgcgcaccttttctctttggcataatactttgctccattccaaattcaatagcaccatcacacacacacacacacacacacacacacacaccccccccccccccccccgcctgctaccgaccacggtcgggctgctggtgctgcCTTGTACCTGCCAGTGCGGGctgtccctcctctccccctcccccacctttcctgtcctggacagaggagccggccgaggccggctcttgtgcccagaacaggcgtgcgctacaacagcttgctctgaatgtgcacgtaaagccctatgacctgacctgacctaatgcaGTAGAGCTTATTCAGTGCTTATATCAGTACGTTTGTCAGGGCGCTCTCTGACAATTGACGCCTTTTGCACAAAAATGAAAAGCCATTTAGTATGGTGATGACCATCCGTTATTGGTAGACAAAGCCTTTCCTTGCACATGTcagatagtttgttttgtataacgacaccactagagcacattgatttattaatcatcggctattaaatgtcaaacatttggtcattttgacatatagccataaagaggaaacccgttacattttaccattagtagcaagggatcgtttatacgcactatctcacagacgatatagcaaataccacggtttttgatataccagtcgtggtgcactggctggaacgagaaatagcccaatgagaccacctatggggatcgatcctaaaccaaccgcgcatcaagcgagcgtccCGTGCCTCATGTCAAATAGGTCACGGGGTAATGCAACTTTATCTTGTCTGGATACAACTGTTCTCGAGACAGATTTTTTTATGGTCCCTACCTCATGGTCGCATGGTCCTTTTCCATGCCTGCTCCCAAAGACGTGGCATTCCGACTTGATCCCACGATCTTCTGTGGCATATGAGCAGTCTATGAATGCAATTCTATTTCTATACTCCATCTGAAAACTGTACAAGTCAATTGAAGTCCACACACCCTCCTTCTTCAGCAGCAGCAAGGATGCGTTTACAAAATGGTGGACGGCATGGTGATCGTGGGTGAGGTCATTACTCATGAAGGTGTAGGTGGCAACCGCAGAGTGTATGGTGCACCGAGTGGTGTTCCAGTGGCAACCGCAGAGTGTATGGCGCACCGAGTGGTGTTGCAGTGGCAACCGCAGAGTGTATGGCGCACCGAGTGCTGTTCCAGTGGCAACCGCAGAGTGTATGGCGCACCGAGTGCTGTTGCAGTGGCAACCGCAGAGTGTATGGCGCACCGAGTGCTGTTCCAGTGGCAACCGCAGAGTGTATGGCGCACCGAGTGCTGTTCCAGTGGCAACCGCAGAGTGTATGGCGCACCGAGTGCTGTTCCAGTGGCAACCGCAGAGTGTATGGTGCACCGAGTGGTGTTCCAGTGGCAACCCTGTGGCACATCATGCGGCCTGCAAGTGTAGTTCTCGTTAAAATTTTCACAAAAGATGACGGTGTTGGCTGGACACTTCTACTTGTCACAGACTTGTATTGAATAAACTGCCACTTGGCATTAAAGAGATGTACAGAGAACGAAGCCAGGTCTTCTGCTAATGTCTCCGCTAGACCCCTAAATGCTGACTCATGCTTTGCTTTCATAAGACGAGTCCTATCTTGACCTATCTGGGATTGCTCCTACTAAAACCAAACAGCTGGAGTAGGCCTGTGTGTTGTGAGAACACTATCCTCCAAGTGACGGGATAGCGCCTGTGTCCTACCTTGGTCACTGACCTCAAACAGCTGGAGTAGACCTGTGTGTTGCAAGAACACTAGCCAGGTGACGGGATAGCGCCTGTGTCCTGTCTTGGTCACTGAACTCAAACAGCTGGAGAAGACCTGTGTGTTGTGAGAACACTGCGTCCTGCCTTGGTCACTGAACTCAAACAGCTGGAGTAGACCTGTGTGCTGTGAGAACGCTAGCCAGGTGACGGGATAGCGTCTGTGTCCTGCCTTGGCCACTGACCTCAAACAGCTGGAGTAGACCTGTGTGTTGTGAGAACACTAGCCAGGTGACGGGATAGCGCCTGTGTCCTGCCTTGGCCACCGACCTCAAACAGCTGGAGTAGACCTGTGTGTTGTGAGAACAGCAGCCAGGTGACGGGATAGCGCCTGTGTCCTGCCTTGGCCACTGATCTCAAACAGCTGGGGAAGACCTGTGTGTTGTGAGAACAGCAGCCAGGTGACGAGATAGCACCTGTGTCCTGCCTTGGCCACTGACCTCAAACAGCTGGAGTAGACCTGTG
It encodes:
- the LOC121368164 gene encoding uncharacterized protein LOC121368164 → MVLVTKYSVTHLLVSEESRLVNSVGETRLSNMAVSAYYAVVVAVCLLSVGSCAVFKRDDCRAGCRGIYNSCLAEKGCTNHQVGSADQYFCVQGCWQGENVCRKSCAIPKYSTSG